TTTTAAAATCGTTGTATTAGATGATGATCCAACAGGGACACAAACAGTGAAAGATTTACCAGTGTATACAGATTGGTCTTTACAGTATATTGAAGATGGATTCCAACAACCTCACAATATGTTCTATATTTTAACGAACTCACGTGCACTCACAGAAACAGAAACAACAACATTACACACTACTATTATTGAAAATATTGAAGCTATTTCTCAAAAATTAGATGTACCTTATATGGTGATTAGCCGTGGGGATTCTACATTGCGTGGTCATTTCTATTTAGAACCAAAAGTTTTAAATGACGCAGCAGATGAGCCATTTGATGCGGTATTTTACTTACCAGCATTTTTTGAAGGGAATCGTTTTACATATGAAGGTGTGCATTATTTAGAAGATAACGGAACCCTTATGCCAGTGGCTGACAGTGAGTTTGCAAATGATACAACATTTGGATTTAAGAGCACAACAATGGCAGATTTTATTGATGAGAAAAGTAATGGTGAGATTAAAGCTGATAATGTGAAACATATTACGCTCCAACAATTAAGAAATAGAGAGAAACTGTTTGATGTGTTTGCGCAGCTTTCAAATTTTGATGCAGTAGTCGTAGATGCGTTGAATGATGAAGATATGGATTACTTTGTAGCGAGCTTAATTACATTTCTAAATCAACAGCCGAAGCGTTTTATTTTTAGAACAGCGGCCTCATTCGTGAAAGCAATTTGTCAGACACCAGGTGAAATCATTCAACTTAATGATTATCAACAGAGTGGACATGGGGGATTGATGATTGTCGGTTCACATGTGAAGAAATCATCAGATCAATTACAGCATTTATTATCAAATACAGATATTGAAGCCGTAGAATTTGGTGTCAAAATATTAGAAACGCCTGATTTACTTGAAGGTTATATTCAAGATTTAACACAACGAGTAGAGAAATTATTAAGTGAAGGTAAAGATGTCGCATTGTATACATCACGTGATGTTGTGAAGACAAATGATATTAATCAAAACTTAAATATTTCAACGCAGATTTCTAATAGCTTGGTACAAATTGTACAAGATTTAGCGATTCAACCAAGTTTTATCATTGCGAAAGGTGGCATTACGTCGAGTGATGTCGCAACGAAAGGACTTGGTATTAAGAAAGCAGAAGTGATTGGACAAGTGACGGCAGGTGTACCGGTATGGCTCACAGGAGAAGAAGCGAAATATGCTGGTATGCCATATGTGATTTTCCCAGGAAATGTTGGGGATGTTGAAACGTTAACGAATGTCTATGAAATAAACAAAACACGTAAAGGTTAAGAGAGGGGTTACTGATATATGTTGGGAGAGTTCTGGCCGATTATTGGCGTTATTATTGGTGTTGCATTATTACTATTCTTAATTATGGGATTAAAACTGAATACCTTTATTGCCTTAATTGTTACATCAATGGTAACGGGTATTATTCTAGGTATGCCGATTGATCAAGTTGTTGCGACAGTTGAAAAAGGGATGGGCGATACCCTTGGTCATATTGCGATTATTTTTGGTCTTGGGGCTATTTTAGGTAAGCTACTATCAGATGGTGGCGGTGCGACGAAAATTGCTGATACATTGATTGTCACATTTGGTGCGAAACATGTGACATGGGCAATGATTATTGCATCATTTATTATTGGTATTTCACTATTCTTAGAAGTGGCGTTTGTCTTATTAATTCCACTTGTTTTTACTTTGGCGAAACGTATGGATATTCCAAGATTACAAGTTGGTTTGCCAATGACTGCAGCGATTGCGGTGACACATGGATTCTTACCACCTCATCCGGGTCCAGTAGCAATTGCTGAAGCAGTCGATGCAAATGTCGGTTATGTATTAATGTATGGAATTATTATTGGTATTCCACTAGCAATGATTGTAGGGGCTACTTTCCCTGCTGTTGCACGTAAACTGGTACCTTCTGCGTTTAATCAAGAAAATGAAGTGGATGCGGTAAATGGTGTAGAAGAATTAAAAGTAGATAAATTACCAAGCTTTGGTATCAGTTTATTAACAGCGCTTTTACCGGTTATCTTGATGATTATTGCAACGATTGTACAACTTGTAACAGGTCATGAAGACGGTAAAGCGAGTGGATTAGAAGGATTTATTTACTTCCTTGGATCTTCATCAACAGCGATGTTAATTGCAGTGTTATTTGCTATTTATACAATGGGTATTAGACAGCAACGTACAATGAACCATATTATGGATTCGGTTACAGCCGCTATTACACCGATTGCGATGTTATTACTAATTATTGGTGGTGGCGGTACATTCAAGCAAGTGTTAATTGATGGTGGTGTCGGTGATGCGATCTCTAATATATTCAGTGATACAAGCATGTCACCGATTGTCTTAGCTTGGTTGGCAGCCGCGCTGATGCGCTTAGCATTAGGTTCAACAACGGTATCTGCCATTTCATCAGTGGGTATCGTACTCCCAATGTTACAATCATCAGATGTGAATTTAGCACTCGTTGTATTAGCAATCGGTGCAGGTAGTATCTTCTGTTCACATGTGAATGACGCCGGATTCTGGATGTTCAAAGAATATTTTGGCTTATCAATGAAAGAAACATTTCTAACATGGACATTGTTAGAATCTATTTTATCCGTATTAGGATTAGGTTTTGTTCTACTACTAGGTATGATTATTTAAGAGATTGATATAAAACAGTGGAGACGTATGCGCTTCACTGTTTTAATGCATTAGCGTTTAAAGCGTTTTTACACATTGTTGCTAGTTAGATATAAATAAAAGATGATAATTTTTATGATGCTATGTAAACTTATATTGAATGGTAGTGTTCTCGTGATATAATATAAGTGTAAATGAGTCGGCGTTGTGGCGCAGACATAAAATTAATACTACACTAACTTGAATCGGCGTTGTGGCGCAGATATAAAAATTAATACTACATTACTAGAGTCGGCGTTGTGGCGCAGACATAAAATTAATACTACATGAAAAGATACTAATTGTATTGGTATAGCAGTATGTCATAGAAAAGGCGTTTATAACGTCTTTTCTATTATTTTGGAGTGAATGATTAATGGAAATTGTGTGTTTAGACCAACAGTTATTTCTCAAAGATTATTTACAAGGACAAGAAATTATTGATAATAAAGGGGGAAGTAGACCTTATTATTATTCTTTTAAAAATGGGACTAATAGAATTTGTATACCATTTAGAAGCAACTGTAAAACAGTCCCAAACAAATATAAAATCCACCTTGGATATGAACAGCCTAATAAGCCGCATTCTGCTTTAGATTTAACTAAATTAATTGTCATTAGTAATCAGGACTATTTACAGCATAAAACGAAAGTACATATCCCCAAAAACGTAAATAACTATTTAAAGCAACAACATTCTGCAGTTCAACGTAAGTATAATGCTATGATTAAAGATTATATTTATGCTAAAGCTACATTGAAATCTATCCCCTTGGTAAAATATTCCACTCTACAATATTTTCATGATGAATTAAAACTTAATAATAAGATAAATCGTTCTTAAAAAATTAAGATCTTAAATATGGATGAAATACAATAAATGTGTTTCTAGAAGTCAATATACAGTATCTAAATAATGAGATTTTAACTTAACAGAGAGGTAATCCCCTTTATTCCAATAGCAACACGACTAGGTCAGACTACCCTTACACTTCCGGCACTCAGAGGGGTGTCTTGTCTGTCTTAATATTGCCATTATGTTGTGAATGAAATTGGTGTATGATGAAGATATAAGCATGAAGATACTGGGGGTTATTTTGGTGACGCAAGCACAGCCAAAATTTTTAACAATTTATAATACACTTTATGAAGAAATACAAATGGGCAAGTTTCCAGGTGGAGAGTCATTACCAACAGAGAAGGTGCTGTGTGAACGTTTTGGTGTGAGCCGCATGACGTTACGCCAGGCAATCAAGTTATTGACGGAAGATGGTGTCGTTGAGAGTATTCGTGGGAAAGGGCATTTTGTTGTGTCACAACATCGCGATCATAGTACATCGAGTATGGCGCATCTGGCGCACCCACTCCAACAGATGTCACGTGAGGCAATGACTTTAGAAACGATTCACTATCGTGTGGATTTGGAAAGTGAATATACGAATCATCTGTTTCCAGATCATCCTTCTGCCGTGGTGGCGATGGAGCGTTATTATGTTCGTGAAGGAAATACGTCTAAAAACACGGATGCGATGTGTTTTACTTTTATTCCTATCAATGTGATTGATCTGTATGAGGTGTCAACGCAAGATGAAGCAGCGGTGCGTGCATTTGTTGAAGAACAGGTATACCAATATGCGGCACAGTCGGATTTGAAGTTTTCAATGACACAGAACCCACATTTTGCACATGATGGATACACATTTGATGGTGGGGATCATTGTTGGCTCGTTGCGGAGACGTTATACACTGGCCATGAGAGTCCCGTGATGATTAATAAGTGGTACGTGCCGAATATACAGGCCGATATTAATGTCACACGAATGAAAGAAACGACATAGACAAGCTCTGTTGTATAGTAGAAGTTGTCTAAAATGAATACAAGTTGTCTAGATGATAATCATCATATAAAAAGAAAAGTCATATGAGGCTTTGCACGTAGAGAGTGCAGTCTTATATGGCTTTTTTGTTGCTTTGAATATATGGGGGATCCTTGTAGAATAAGGTTTTTTTAGTATTTTAATAGATATATGGCTCTTTCCGAGATGTGTGATAACTGCTCAAATACATTGTTCGTCAATTTGTCACAAATTACATATTGAAAGCGCTATCCATAAGCGTTAAGATATAAGTGGTTAGACAAATAGACAAATTACTATACAACTCGGAGGTCGTTATTTATGAAAGCTACACCACATATTAAGCCGATGAACGGCGTTGAAATTGCTGAAACAGTTTTATTACCAGGAGATCCATTACGTGCGAAGTTTATTGCGGAGACATACTTAGAAGATGTACAACAGTTTAACGGCGTGAGAAACATGTTTGGTTACACTGGTACTTACAAAGGTCAAAAAGTATCTGTCATGGGTTCGGGTATGG
This region of Staphylococcus sp. IVB6240 genomic DNA includes:
- a CDS encoding four-carbon acid sugar kinase family protein; the encoded protein is MLNRQLIEQQQGDEIRKGLDTLNFKIVVLDDDPTGTQTVKDLPVYTDWSLQYIEDGFQQPHNMFYILTNSRALTETETTTLHTTIIENIEAISQKLDVPYMVISRGDSTLRGHFYLEPKVLNDAADEPFDAVFYLPAFFEGNRFTYEGVHYLEDNGTLMPVADSEFANDTTFGFKSTTMADFIDEKSNGEIKADNVKHITLQQLRNREKLFDVFAQLSNFDAVVVDALNDEDMDYFVASLITFLNQQPKRFIFRTAASFVKAICQTPGEIIQLNDYQQSGHGGLMIVGSHVKKSSDQLQHLLSNTDIEAVEFGVKILETPDLLEGYIQDLTQRVEKLLSEGKDVALYTSRDVVKTNDINQNLNISTQISNSLVQIVQDLAIQPSFIIAKGGITSSDVATKGLGIKKAEVIGQVTAGVPVWLTGEEAKYAGMPYVIFPGNVGDVETLTNVYEINKTRKG
- a CDS encoding gluconate:H+ symporter encodes the protein MLGEFWPIIGVIIGVALLLFLIMGLKLNTFIALIVTSMVTGIILGMPIDQVVATVEKGMGDTLGHIAIIFGLGAILGKLLSDGGGATKIADTLIVTFGAKHVTWAMIIASFIIGISLFLEVAFVLLIPLVFTLAKRMDIPRLQVGLPMTAAIAVTHGFLPPHPGPVAIAEAVDANVGYVLMYGIIIGIPLAMIVGATFPAVARKLVPSAFNQENEVDAVNGVEELKVDKLPSFGISLLTALLPVILMIIATIVQLVTGHEDGKASGLEGFIYFLGSSSTAMLIAVLFAIYTMGIRQQRTMNHIMDSVTAAITPIAMLLLIIGGGGTFKQVLIDGGVGDAISNIFSDTSMSPIVLAWLAAALMRLALGSTTVSAISSVGIVLPMLQSSDVNLALVVLAIGAGSIFCSHVNDAGFWMFKEYFGLSMKETFLTWTLLESILSVLGLGFVLLLGMII
- a CDS encoding GntR family transcriptional regulator, producing the protein MTQAQPKFLTIYNTLYEEIQMGKFPGGESLPTEKVLCERFGVSRMTLRQAIKLLTEDGVVESIRGKGHFVVSQHRDHSTSSMAHLAHPLQQMSREAMTLETIHYRVDLESEYTNHLFPDHPSAVVAMERYYVREGNTSKNTDAMCFTFIPINVIDLYEVSTQDEAAVRAFVEEQVYQYAAQSDLKFSMTQNPHFAHDGYTFDGGDHCWLVAETLYTGHESPVMINKWYVPNIQADINVTRMKETT